Proteins encoded in a region of the Streptomyces violaceoruber genome:
- a CDS encoding acetyl-CoA C-acetyltransferase codes for MSTEAYVYDAIRTPRGRGKANGALHGTKPVDLVVGLIQEIRARFPGLDPAAVDDIVLGVVGPVGDQGSDIARIAAIAAGLPDTVAGVQENRFCASGLEAVNMAAMKVRSGWEDLVLAGGVESMSRVPMASDGGAWFNDPMTNLATNFVPQGIGADLIATIEGFSRRDVDEYAALSQERAATAWKEGRFERSVVPVKDRAGLTVLDHDEHPRPGTTADSLAGLKPSFADIGELGGFDAVALQKYHWVERIDHVHHAGNSSGIVDGASLVAVGSEEVGDRYGLRPRARIVSAAVSGSEPTIMLTGPAPATRKALARAGLSIEDIDLVEINEAFAAVVLRFVKDMGLSLDKVNVNGGAIALGHPLGATGAMILGTLVDELERQDKRYGLATLCVGGGMGIATIVERI; via the coding sequence GTGAGCACCGAAGCGTATGTGTACGACGCGATCCGCACCCCGCGCGGACGCGGCAAGGCGAACGGCGCCCTGCACGGCACGAAGCCCGTCGACCTGGTCGTCGGTCTCATCCAGGAGATCCGCGCCCGGTTCCCCGGCTTGGATCCGGCCGCCGTGGACGACATCGTGCTCGGTGTCGTCGGTCCGGTCGGCGACCAGGGCTCGGACATCGCCCGCATCGCGGCGATCGCGGCCGGGTTGCCGGACACGGTGGCCGGGGTGCAGGAGAACCGCTTCTGTGCCTCGGGCCTGGAGGCCGTCAACATGGCCGCCATGAAGGTGCGCTCCGGGTGGGAGGACCTGGTCCTCGCGGGCGGCGTCGAGTCCATGTCCCGCGTCCCGATGGCCTCGGACGGCGGCGCCTGGTTCAACGACCCGATGACCAACCTCGCCACCAACTTCGTCCCGCAGGGCATCGGCGCCGACCTGATCGCGACCATCGAGGGCTTCTCGCGCCGTGACGTGGACGAGTACGCGGCGCTGTCCCAGGAGCGCGCGGCGACCGCCTGGAAGGAGGGCCGCTTCGAGCGGTCCGTCGTGCCGGTGAAGGACCGCGCCGGTCTCACCGTCCTCGACCACGACGAGCACCCGCGCCCCGGCACCACCGCCGACTCCCTCGCGGGGCTGAAGCCGTCCTTCGCGGACATCGGTGAGCTGGGCGGGTTCGACGCGGTGGCGCTGCAGAAGTACCACTGGGTGGAGAGGATCGACCACGTTCACCACGCGGGCAACTCCTCCGGCATCGTCGACGGCGCCTCCCTGGTCGCCGTCGGCTCCGAGGAGGTCGGTGACCGCTACGGTCTGCGGCCGCGCGCCCGGATCGTCTCCGCCGCCGTCTCCGGTTCCGAGCCCACCATCATGCTCACCGGCCCCGCCCCGGCCACCCGCAAGGCGCTGGCCAGGGCCGGGCTGAGCATTGAAGACATCGACCTGGTCGAGATCAACGAGGCGTTCGCGGCGGTGGTCCTGCGCTTCGTGAAGGACATGGGCCTGTCGCTGGACAAGGTCAACGTCAACGGCGGGGCGATCGCGCTCGGTCACCCCCTCGGCGCCACCGGCGCGATGATCCTCGGCACCCTCGTCGACGAACTGGAGCGCCAGGACAAGCGCTACGGCCTCGCCACCCTGTGCGTGGGCGGCGGCATGGGCATCGCCACCATCGTCGAGCGCATCTGA